One stretch of Zingiber officinale cultivar Zhangliang chromosome 6B, Zo_v1.1, whole genome shotgun sequence DNA includes these proteins:
- the LOC121989311 gene encoding heavy metal-associated isoprenylated plant protein 3-like yields the protein MGEKEEKEKKGDGEKKVDGEKKKEKEEKPTAVEVKLDLHCEGCAHKVKKLVRGLQGVESVSADPATGMLKVTGKVDPWQLKELLEAKTKKKVEFISPKDPPKKPKDEDKKKNKDEDGKDKEPKKEEAKPKPPEVISVVLSIRLHCDGCVHRTKKNIYKIKGVEEVTVDAAKNLVTVKGTMNAKTLPDALKEKIKRSFEIVPPKKEEGGGEKKEEKKGGEKEKAGGEKKEEEKQGDEKEKKDEEKKQEATASPPPPPPAAASTTATTMATTVIEANRTDNYSPYGGYPGYGYRVEMVHAPQMFSDENPNACSIM from the exons ATGGGCGAG aaagaggagaaggagaagaagggggACGGCGAAAAGAAGGTCGAcggggagaagaagaaggagaaggaagaaaagcCGACCGCCGTCGAGGTCAAGCTCGATCTGCACTGCGAGGGCTGCGCTCACAAGGTCAAGAAACTCGTCAGAGGCCTGCAAG GGGTGGAAAGCGTGAGCGCGGATCCGGCGACAGGCATGCTTAAGGTTACCGGGAAGGTGGATCCATGGCAGCTTAAGGAGCTCCTGGAGGCCAAGACCAAGAAGAAGGTCGAGTTCATCTCCCCCAAAGACCCTCCCAAGAAGCCCAAGGATGaagacaagaagaagaacaaaGACGAGGACGGCAAAGACAAAGAACCTAAGAAAGAAGAAGCGAAACCTAAACCC CCGGAAGTGATCTCGGTGGTGCTCAGTATTCGCCTCCACTGCGACGGCTGCGTCCACAGGACCAAGAAAAACATCTACAAGATTAAAG GCGTCGAGGAGGTGACGGTAGACGCCGCGAAGAATTTGGTCACCGTGAAGGGCACAATGAACGCCAAGACGCTCCCCGACGCGCTGAAGGAAAAGATCAAGCGCAGCTTCGAGATCGTCCCGCCCAAGaaagaggaaggcggcggcgagaagaaagaggagaagaagggcggGGAGAAGGAAAAGGCCGGCGGtgagaagaaagaggaagaaaagcaGGGAGATGAGAAGGAGAAAAAGGATGAGGAAAAGAAGCAGGAAGCTACGGCGTCTCCTCCACCGCCACCGCCGGCGGCGGCGTCGACCACCGCGACGACGATGGCGACGACGGTAATCGAGGCCAACAGGACGGATAATTACAGTCCGTACGGAGGGTATCCGGGATATGGTTACCGCGTCGAGATGGTGCACGCCCCGCAGATGTTCAGCGACGAGAACCCGAACGCCTGCTCCATAATGTGA